One Treponema sp. J25 genomic region harbors:
- a CDS encoding plasmid recombination protein: protein MGTPNYAIIHARRIKNGGHARLLERHCRREVPGVERWQTAPERARENVTMGSMKNRERIMTHITELKLWARKPQKNAAYCVEFVITASREIGEMGEYFKAAVEWLQKKAELFFLAAHYDEKTPHVHAYVLPIQLEGQKYRYSTDALLGDRKDLERLQEEFWREVGKIFSLDRGEKTERRSERVRHTGLSTYASRQSRAAVAAGQVPQQEPERLQRIQEKKRSQDRGRGLEL, encoded by the coding sequence ATGGGGACACCGAATTACGCCATCATCCACGCTCGCCGGATCAAAAACGGCGGCCACGCTCGCCTCCTCGAACGGCACTGTCGCAGGGAAGTGCCGGGCGTGGAGCGATGGCAAACTGCCCCGGAACGAGCCCGCGAAAACGTAACCATGGGCTCAATGAAAAACAGAGAACGGATTATGACCCACATCACTGAATTAAAATTGTGGGCGAGAAAGCCCCAAAAAAACGCCGCCTATTGCGTCGAATTTGTCATCACGGCAAGTAGAGAAATTGGAGAAATGGGCGAGTATTTTAAAGCAGCTGTGGAGTGGCTCCAAAAAAAAGCAGAGCTGTTTTTTTTAGCGGCCCACTACGACGAAAAGACCCCGCACGTCCACGCATACGTCCTGCCGATCCAGCTGGAAGGACAGAAGTACCGCTACAGCACCGATGCGCTCCTTGGTGACAGGAAAGACCTGGAGCGTCTGCAAGAGGAATTCTGGCGGGAGGTCGGCAAAATTTTTAGCCTTGACCGTGGCGAAAAAACTGAACGACGGTCCGAAAGGGTGCGGCATACGGGCCTGTCGACTTACGCTAGCAGACAGTCCCGGGCCGCAGTTGCAGCGGGACAGGTACCGCAACAGGAACCTGAGAGACTGCAACGGATACAGGAAAAAAAGCGGTCCCAGGACCGCGGAAGGGGGCTAGAGTTATGA